CCGAAGCCGGCGTTTCGGTCTATTTCGGCCGACGGCCCACCCGCGGAAGCTTGACGTAGCGGCAGTTTGAGAACCGCCCTCGCCATGCTATGCTCCCCGGCATGGACAAGACCGCCCGCCGATATACCGTGTTGCCGCTGGCGCTCATCGCGCTCGGCCTCGGCGTCATGGCCGCCACCGCCGCCTTCGCGGGATGGCTGGAGCATGGGACGGCGATCTTCCTCAGCCTTGCCGAATCCGGCATGTCCTGGTGTTTCTGATCACGATTGCGAGAGCACGCCGCCTTGTCCGTCCTTGCGGCAATTGGCGCGTTTGCGCGGTGTCCGGCAAGGGACTATGAAACCTGGCAAGCGGCACCAAGCCTCTCCCGTTTCTTCGAAGGATCGCCATGAAGACCCTGCGCCTCGTACTCTGGATCGCCGTCGCGCTCGTCGCGGCCCTGCTCGGCTGGCTGACGCTGGAAATGACCCGGACCAAGGAACAGGTCGCGAGCGGCCCGTTCGGCGTGCCCTTCGAACTCGTCGCGCAGGACGGCAAGCCGATCACCGAGAAGGCCTTCACCGGCAAGCCCTCCGCCCTCTTCTTCGGCTTCACCCATTGCCCGGAAGTGTGCCCGACGACCCTCTTCGAACTCGACGGCTGGCTTTCCAAGGTCGATCCGGACGGCTCGAAGCTCCAGGCCTATTTCGTGACCGTCGACCCCGAGCGCGACACGCCGGAGCTCGTCGGCCAGTATGTCGGCAATGTCTCCAAGCGCATCACCGGCATTTCCGGCGATCCGGCCAAGGTGCTGGAGATGGCGAAGGGCTTCCGCGTCTATTACCGCAAGGTGCCGCTCGACGAGGCCAAGCCCGACGGCGACTACACGATGGACCATACCGCCTCCGTCTACCTGCTCGATGCGAACGGCCGCTTCACCGGCACCATCGCCTATGGCGAAAATCCCGAGGTCGCGGAGCAGAAGCTCGCCAACCTGATCAAGCGGTAAGATCGGCCTTTGCCCTCGGCTTTCGGACATGCTAGGCGGACCTGAAACAACAGGAAGCCGACCCGTGAGCGAAATCCGCCTCTACATCTCCACCACCGAAAGGAAAGCGGACGTCGCGCTTTCGCTGATGACCGACGCCTTCGAGGAAGAGGGCTACGCCATCGCGACGATGGAGATCGACGAGAAGAACGATATCTGGGAAGCCTCCGTCTACATGTTCCGGCCGGACGAGGCGGAAATCCACCAGCGCTTCGCCGCCCTGCTCGAAAACGATTTCCCCGGCGTCGAGATTCAGCGCGAGGAACTGCCGGACATCGACTGGATCGCCAAGTCGCTGGAAGGCCTGAAGCCCGTGCGGGCCGGCCGCTTCGTCGTGCACGGCTCGCATGACCGGGGCACCCCGCGCGCCGGCGAGATCGGCATCGAGATCGATGCCGGCCAGGCCTTCGGCACCGGCCATCACGGCACGACCGCCGGCTGCCTCGAAGTCATCTTCAACGTGATGCGCGCCCGCAAGGTCAAGCGCGTGCTCGACCTCGGCACAGGCAGCGGCGTGCTCGCCATCGCCGCGCGCAAGCTGGCGCCCGTTCAGGTGCTCGCCACCGACATCGACCCCGTCGCCACCCGCGTCGCCCGTGAGAACGTGCGCCTCAACGGCATCGCCTCGGGCATCGCGCTGGAAACCGCCCCCGGCTTCCACTCCACCGCCTTCGGCCGCCACGGCCCCTTCGACCTCATCATCGCCAATATCCTAGCCCGCCCGCTGATGCGCATGGCCCCGCAGCTTGCCGCCCAGCTCGCCCCGAACGGCGACGTCATCCTGTCGGGCATCCTCGCCTCGCAGCGCTGGAAGGTGCTCGCCGCCTATAACGGCGCGGGCCTGCGCCATGTGAAGACCATCTGGCGCGAGGGCTGGGTGACGATCCACCTCGACAACCGTCGCTGAGCCACCCGCGGCGGAGTGCTTCGCACGCCGCCGCCTCGTCACCGGAATCAAGGCAAAAGAAAAGGCGGTGCCAGAGGCACCGCCTATGGGCCGGCGAACCGACCTGCCCGCGAGCTTGAGGAGGAGGAGTGCTCAAGCGGGCCTATGCGTTCCGAGCGCCTTCCCGGAGGAGGGAGGAGGAGTGACCGGCAAGACGCCTGATCGGAACACCTAGCTATATGCGTTACGAAGGACTGGAGGAACTTTCGCTTCGTTTCGCTTGAAGCGCGTTTCAAGTTCGCTTCGTTGGAGCTGCTTATAATCTATAAAAAAAATAGAAATAGCCCCTTTTGACGAATGGGTGCCATGCGCCAGGCGCATAAGTCCAATATGATACCTCTTACAGTCCTGTTTTCCCGCCTTTGACGCACGATATCGATGGGCTAGATTGCGGGCACGATTCATAGCCCTACCGGATGTCTCCCATGTTCCAGAGTTTCGACGTCACCTCCACGCCCCAGTTCGGCCGCGAGCGGGCCGACGCCCTGCGCGCCACCTTCGATGCGCTCGGCATCGACGGCTTCCTCGTGCCGCGGGCGGACGAATATCAGGGAGAATACGTGCCGGCCTCCGCCGAGCGTCTTTCCTGGCTGACGGGCTTCACCGGCTCGGCCGGCGTCGCGCTGGTCATGCGCGGCAAGGCCGTGGTCTTCGTCGACGGCCGCTACGTCACGCAGCTTGCTGAACAGGTGGACGGCAGCGTCTATACCGGCGGCGACCTCGTCGGCGAACCGCCGCATCTCTGGCTGCAGCACCACGCACCGAAGGGTTTCCGTCTCGGTATCGACCCGTGGCTGCATACGGGCGCGGAAGTGCGCCGGCTGGAAAAGGCGCTGGCCGGCCTCGGCGGCGCGCTCGTCTTCCTGCCCTATAACCCGCTCGACAAGGCCTGGACGGGCCGCCCGAGCGAGCCGCTCGGTCGTGTCGCCATCCAGGCCATCGAGCATGCCGGCGAACTCGCCAGGGACAAGCTCGTGACGATGGCCGAGGCGACGGCGAAGGCCGGCGCGGATGCGCTCGCCGTCACCGACCCCTCCTCCATCGCGTGGATCTTCAACATCCGCGGCAGCGACGTGCCGCACACGCCCCATCCGCTGGCCCGCGCCATCATTCCGGCAAGCGGCCGCCCGCAGCTCTTCCTAGACAAGCGCAAGACCGGCATCGAGCAGGAAGCCTACCTCACCCAGCTCGCCGACCTCGTGCCCCCCTCGCAGTTCGACGAGGCCATCGCGGCACTGGCGGCCGCAGGCAAGCGCATCCTCATCGATCCCGATCAGGCGCCCTTCGCGCTGGCCGAGATCGTGCGCGCCAAGGGCGGCACGCTGGTGGAGGCCGTCGATCCGGCCCGCCTGCCCCGCGCCTGCAAGAACAAGGTCGAACTCGAAGGCTCCGCCCGCGCCCATCTGCAGGACGGCGCGGCGATGGTCGAATTCCTCGCCTGGCTGGACGGCACCACACCCGGCACGGTGACGGAGATCGCCGCGACAAAGAAGCTGGAGGACGTGCGCCGCAGCGTCGGCGAGCGCCAGCAGAACCCGCTCAAGGACGTTTCCTTCGACACGATCGCCGGCGCCGGCGCCCATGCCGCCATCATGCATTACCGCGTGACGACGGCCACCGATGCCGCAATCGAACCGGGCACGATGTTCCTCATCGATTCCGGCGCACAATATATCAACGGCACGACGGACATCACGCGCACGGTCGCCATCGGCGCGGTGCCGGAGGAGCAGAAGCGCTTCTTCACGCTGGTCCTGAAGGGCATGATCGCCATCAGCCTCGCCCGTTTCCCGAAGGGCACGCGCGGCTGCGATCTCGATCCCCTCGCCCGCATTTCACTCTGGAAGGCCGGCGCGGATTTCGCCCACGGCACCGGCCATGGCGTCGGCTCGTATCTTTCGGTGCATGAGGGTCCGCAGCGCATCTCGCGGCTTTCGACGCAGGAGCTGCTTGCCGGCATGATCCTCTCGAACGAGCCGGGTTACTATCGCCCCGGCAGCTTCGGCATCCGCATCGAAAATCTTGTCCATGTGCTGCCGGCCGCGCCCGTTCCGGGCGGCGACATTAACATGCTCGGCTTCGAGACGCTGACCTTCTGCCCCATCGACCGCCGGCTCGTCCTGCCCGCCCTGATGACGGACGAGGAACTGGACTGGCTCAATGCCTACCACGCGGAAACGCGTGAAAAGCTCCTGCCGCTCCTGTCGGACGACGCGACGAAGGCCTGGCTGGAAAAGGCGACGGCCTCTATCAGCCGATGATGAAGTAACGCAGGATCATCACGACGATCCAGCCGACCGCCAGCATCGGCAGCAGCGCTAGCCGCATGCCGGCAAGAAGCGCGACGGCCATCGTCAGGCTCACGTCCCACCCGCCCGTCACGGCGGCCGGAGCCACCAGCGTTGTGAGCACGGCCGCCGGAACGGCGTTCAGCGCCGCTTCGGCGCGCGGCGGAATGCGCTTCATGCGCGTGATGAAGATATAGCCGCCGACGCGTGTCAGATAGGTCGCGATGGCCCCTGCCGCGATGATCAGCAGCGTCTGGGCATGAAACAGCGTGTCCATAGTCACGCCTCCCCTTCAATGACGTCGCCGATGGGCGCTTCGGCTTCCTTGGCATCGAGCGGCAAAAGCGCGGCGACGGCGATGCCGGCAAGCGCGCCCAGGCTGACATGCCAGGGCGAGCCGACGAAATGCAGCGCGAGGATCGAGCCAGCCCCGGACGCGATCACCACCGGCAGCCAGTTCGCCCGGCTACGGAAGCCGAGCACGAGGCCCATGAAGTAGATCGGCAGCAGCACGTCGATGCCGATGGAGCGGGGATCGCCGATCAGGTTGCCGAGAAAGCCGCCGACCACCGTGAGGCAGAGCCAGGGCACGTAGACGCTAAGGCCGAGCACCATGGACCAGATATAGGTGACGCGGATACCCGCATCGCCCCGCCGCTCGGTCTCGGCGAATTGCGGGTCGGTCAAAAGGAACAGCGACGTCGCCTTCTCGAAGAAGGTGAGATGGCGGATATGCGGCGCGATGGCCGCCGAATAGAGCACATGGCGGAAATTCACCGCGAAGATCGACAGCACCACCAGCCAGGGCGCGACATTGTGGTTGAACAGCTCGACACCGACGAGCTGGCTTGCACCGGCATAGAGCGTCGCGCTCATCAGCGCGGCCTCGGCGATCGTCAGGCCATTGTCGATGGCGACGGCGCCGAACAGGACGGCGAAGGGCGCAGCGGCGATGGCGACGGCAATGCCGCGCCGGAAGGCGTCGCGGATTTCTTCTTTGGTGGCGGGGGTCATGGGTCTTTCTCTTCGAATGGCAAAGCCATAGAGCAGCCAAGACCGACCGGCAAACCAATATGGCTGATGAACCATTCAGCAGGATTGATCGATCAGCGCGTTGGGGCAACCGTTGCTGATGGATGCTGCCCCTCCTCCGTCATCCTCGGGCTTGTCCCGAGGATCTGCTACGTTGGATGTGGGTGGATCCTCGGGACAAGCCCGAGGATGACGGAAGCGGACTTGGAGGCTTGCAGTTCAGCTCTTCTTGAGCTGGAACGTATGCTCCGGCCCGGGGAAGCTGCGGGCCTTCACCTCTTCCGCATAGGTCGCGAACGCCTCGCTCATGATGGGCGCGATATTGGCGAAGTGCTTGACGAAGCGGGGCTTGAAATCCGTGAAGATGCCGAGCACGTCATCCACCACCAGCACCTGCCCGTCGCAGGCCGGCGAGGCGCCGATGCCGATGGTCGGGACCTTGACGTTGCCGGTGATCTCGCGCGCCAGCGGCTCGACCGTGCCCTCGATGACGATGGCGAAGGCGCCGGCCTCATCGATGGCGGCCGCGTCCTTGCGGATCTTCTCGACTTCCTTGTCGTTGCGGCCGAGCGAGCGGTAGCCGCCCGTCGTGTTGATGAGCTGCGGCATCAGGCCGACATGGCCAAGCACCGGAATGCCGCGCTGGGTGAGGAAATGCACCGTCTCGGCCATCTCCGCCCCGCCCTCCAGCTTGACGGCCGAACAGCCGGTTTCCTTCAGCACCCGGGCGGCCGTCGCGAAGGCCTGCTCCTTGGACTGCTGGTAGGAGCCGAACGGCAGGTCGATGACGACGCAGGCGTTGGACGAGCCGCGCATGACGGCCTGGCCATGGGCGATCATCATCTCGACAGTCACACCCACGGTGGAATCGAGACCGTAGAGCACCATGCCGAGGCTGTCGCCGACCAGCATGAAATCGACATGCGGGTCCATGAGCTTGGCGACCGGCGTCGTATAGGCGGTCAGGCTGACGATGGGACGCTCACCCTTGAGGGCCTTGATGTCGGCGGGAGCCAGACGACGCTTGGCGGTGTGTACGCTCATGTCACGCTACCTTTTTTGCATTTTGCGGGCCAAGAACCCTGTTATCGAGGAGCTTCGTGCCCCCAAAGCGCACGAAAAGCAACAAAAGAACCGGCCGGGCGCCGACCGTGTCGATTTCGGCCAGCGTTTCGGGATCGCGCACGGCGACCACTTCCGGCCTCGCCAGCGGCTCGGAGCGGATGAAGGCGGCAACACCTTCCTCCAGCGCGCGCGCATCCGTCTCGCCCACCGCGATCAGCCGCTCGGCCTCTTCCAGCGCGCGCGGCACGATGGCGGCGGCGGCGCGTTCCTCGGCGGAGAGATAGACATTGCGCGACGAGCAAGCCAGTCCGTCCACCTCGCGCACGGTCGGCACGCCGATCACCTCTATGGGCTGGGCGAGATCGAGGACCATGCGGCGGATAATGGTGAGCTGCTGGAAATCCTTCTCGCCGAAATAGGCGCGGTCGGGACCGGCAATGTTGAAGAGCTTGGTGACGACGGTCGCCACGCCGGCGAAATGGCCGGGACGCACCGAGCCTTCCAGCTCCACGCCGAGCTTCGGCACGTCGACCACCGTTTCCATCGGCCGCGGATACATGTCCTCGACGCCGGGCGCGAAGAGATAGTGCACGCCCGCCGCCTCCAGCATCGCCTGATCGCGGGCAAGGTCGCGCGGATAGCGCGCAAGATCCTCGTTGGCGCCGAACTGCAGCGGATTGACGAAGATGGTGGCGACGACGATGTCGTTGTCGGCGAGCGCCCTGCGGGCAAGCTCCATATGGCCGACATGAAGATAGCCCATGGTGGGAACGAGGCCGATCGTGCGACCGTCCAGCCTGTGCGGCGCGAGAGCCGCGCGCAAATCCGCGATGGTGGTGAAGGTCTGCATCGCCATTCCTCCTTGCTCTCGCCCTCTCCCGTGGGCGATGCCGCCCGCATGCCTTCTCGGGAGCATTTCCGGGGGTGGCGTTTTCTATCTTGTGCAGCGCAAAAAGACAATCGGCAAAGACTTTTGCCCCTTATAGCTTAAGCTGCTGGGCAGCTTTGCGTTTTGCGCACTGTACATTTGCGGCAATGACCAGTAGAGAGCGCGCACACACGCTCGTCATTCACGGGCTTGAGAGTGCGGCGCAAGATCGCCGCTGAACCCGAATTCCGAAAGACCCCACATGACGAGTTTCGAAAGCCTCGCTCCGGCGATGGCAAAGGCGTTGGAAAAACGCGGCTATACCACATTGACGCCGGTGCAGATCGCCGTCTCCGACCCCAGGATCGGCGATGCCGACGCGCTGGTCTCCGCGCAGACCGGCTCCGGCAAGACCGTGGCCTTCGGCCTGGCGCTCGCCCCGACGCTGCTGGAAGGCGAAGACCGCTTCGACCGCGCCGGCAGCCCGCTCGCCCTCGTCATCGCCCCGACGCGCGAACTTGCCATGCAGGTCAAGCGCGAGCTGGAATGGCTCTATGAGATGACCGGCGCCGTGATCGCCTCCTGCGTCGGCGGCATGGATGTGCGCACGGAACGGCGCGCGCTTGAGCGCGGTGCGCATATCATCGTCGGCACGCCCGGCCGCCTGCGCGACCACATCACCCGGGGCAATCTCGACCTTTCCGACATCCGCGCCGTCGTTCTCGACGAAGCCGACGAGATGCTGGACCTCGGCTTCCGCGAAGACCTCGAATTCATCCTGGAAGCCGCGCCGGAAGACCGCCGGACACTGATGTTCTCGGCCACCGTGCCGAAGGAGATCGCCGCGCTCGCCAAGAACTACCAGCGCGACGCGATGCGCATCTCGACCGCCGCCGAGAAGGAGCAGCACGTCGACATCGACTATCGCGCCCTGCTCACCGCTCCCGCCGACCGCGAGAACGCCATCATCAACACGCTGCGCTTCTACGACGCGCAGAACGCCATCGTCTTCTGTTCGACGCGTGCAGCCGTGAACCACCTGACGGCCCGTTTCAACAACCGCGGCTTCTCCGTCGTCGCCCTTTCCGGCGAACTCAGCCAGAACGAGCGCACCCATGCCCTTCAGGCCATGCGCGACGGCCGCGCCCGCGTCTGCATCGCCACCGACGTCGCCGCCCGCGGCATCGACCTGCCGAACCTTGAGCTGGTCGTGCATGCCGACCTGCCCACCAATCCCGATACGCTGCTGCATCGTTCGGGCCGCACCGGCCGCGCCGGCCGCAAGGGCGTCAGCGCCCTGATCGTGCCGCTCAACGCCCGCCGCAAGGCCGAGCGCCTGCTCCAGATCGCAAACCTCAAGGCGAACTGGGCGACCCCGCCGTCGGCCGAGGAAATCCTGCGCCGCGACGACGAGCGCCTGCTCGCCGATCCGCTGCTTTCCGACAAGGTCACCGAGGACGAGGAAGCGACCGTCGAGGCGCTGGTCGAAAAGTTCGACGCCCGCCAGCTCGCCGCTGCCGTCACCCGCTTCTTCAAGGCCGGCCGCTCTGCGCCGGAAGACCTGATGGAAGTCTCGCTCGAGCAGCGCAAGCCGCGCGAGCGCAGCAACGACGCCATTCCGGCCGAAACCAAGCGCCCGCGCGACAGCTTCGCCTCCAGCGTCTGGGTCTCCATCTCCGTCGGCCGCAAGCAGCGCGCCGAGCCGCGCTGGCTGATCCCCATGCTCTGCCGCAACGGCAACATCACCAAGAACGAGATCGGCGCGATCAAGATGCAGCCGGAGGAGACCTTCGTGGAACTCTCCGCCGATGCGTCGGACGGTTTCCTCGGCGCGCTCGGGCCGAACAGCATGCTGGAGCGCGGCATCCGCGTGACCGTGCTGGAAGGCATGCCCGACCTCACTCCGCAGTTCTACGAGCGCACGCCCGGCGAGAAGACACCGCGCTACGACCGTCCGGAGCGCCGCGCCGACTGGAAGCCGAAGGGCGAATTCGAGAAGAAGGGTGGCTATGACAAGAAGCCCCGCTTCGAGAAGAAGCGCGACTTCGACAAGCCGGAAGGCGCCAGCGCCAAGCCGCATTGGAAGGACCGCGACAACAAGGGCGACTTCAACAAGGGCGAAGGCGACAAGAAGCCCCGTTTCGAGAAGAAGCGCGATTTCGACAAGCCGGAAGGCGTGAGCGCCAAGCCGCACTGGAAGGATCGCGAAGACGGCGGCAAGAAGCCCGCAAAGCCCTTCGCCGGCGCAAAGCCCTTCAAGGGCAAGCGCGACGAGAAATTCGCCAAGCCCGAAGGCGCGGCCCGCAAGCCCAAGGGCAAGAAGCCGGAACGCGACTGAATGAACGACTGACGGCGCGGACCTTTCGGTTCCGCGCCGTTTTCACACAGCCTTACGGCACGAGACGCCGCGAATGCGGTGAGCCGCCGGCGCTCACGATCCCTTGATCAGCTCGAACCAGCCGTCCTCGTCGATCACCTCGACGCTGAATTCGCGCGCCTTGTCGAGCTTGGAGCCTGCGCCGGGACCGGCAACGACGAGATCGGTCTTCTTCGACACCGAACCCGCCACCTTCGCGCCCAGCCGCTCGGCCATGGCCTTGGCCTCATCGCGCGTCATCTTCTCCAGCGATCCGGTGAAGACCACCGTCTTGCCCGCGACGGGGCTGGACGATACGACGACCGCCTCGGCGGCCTGCGGCGTCACCTCCTCCAGCAACCGGCCGATGACATCGAGATTGCGCGGCTCCTTGTAGAACTCAACCATGGCGCGGGCGACGACCTCGCCGATGCCGTCGATATTGTTCAGCTCGGCCCATGCCTCGCCGGAAAGCGGGGCGGATGCCTTCATCCCTTCCTCGAAGGCGGCATAGGTGCCGTAGGCGCGCGCCAGCAGCTTCGCATTGGTCTCGCCGACATGGCGGATGCCGAGCGCATAGATGAAGCGGTTGAGCGCGATGGAACGGCGGGCGTCGATGGCGTCGTAGAGCTTGCGCACGCTCACCTTGCCGAAGCCATCGATATTCTCCAGCCGGGTCAGGGAAGCCGCCTGCCGCTTCTCCAGCGTGAAGATATCGGGCGCGGTGCGGATCGTGAGGGACGCGTCTTCCGCCTCGAAGAAGAAATCGATCTGCTTGGAGCCAAGCCCTTCGATATCAAAAGCATTGCGCGAGACGAAATGCTTGAGGTGCTCCACCGCCTGCGCGCGGCAGACGAAGCCGCCGGTGCAGCGGGTCACGGAATCGAGCCGGCCCGTCTTCTCGTTGCGCTCGCGCACGGCATGACTGCCGCAGACCGGGCAGGTCTTCGGGAATTCGTAGGACACCGCGTCCGCCGGCCGCTTCTCCATCACGACATCGAGCACCTGCGGGATCACGTCGCCCGCGCGCTGCACGATCACGGTATCGCCGATGCGGATATCGTGTTCCTCTTCGCGGATACGCTCGCCGTTATTGCCGATGCCTTCGATGTAATCGGCATTGTGCAGGGTCGCATTGGTGACGACCACGCCGCCGACCGTGACGGGCGTCAGCCGCGCGACGGGCGTCAGCGCGCCGGTGCGGCCGACCTGGATGTCGATCTTCTCGACCGTCGTGAAGGCCTGCTCGGCCGGGAACTTATGCGCCGTCGCCCAGCGCGGCGAGCGGGAACGGAAGCCGAGGCGCTCCTGAAGCGCCAGTTCGTCCACCTTGTAGACGACGCCGTCGATATCGTAGTCGAGATCCGGCCGGGCAAGGCCGATCTCGCGGTAATGCGCGATGATGTCCTCGACGCGCGAAAGCCGCTGCGTCATCGGGTTGACGGGGAAACCCCAGCCTTTCAGCACCCCGATCATGCCGAACTGCGTATCGGCCGGCATCTCCGACATTTCGCCCCAGGCATAGGCAAAGAAGCGCAGCTTGCGGCTCGCCGTCACCGAGGCGTCGAGCTGGCGCAGCGAGCCGGCCGCCGTGTTGCGCGGGTTGACGTAAGTCTGCTTACCTTCCGCCGCCATCTTCTCGTTGAGGGCGAGGAAGTCGCTCTTGGCCATATAGACCTCGCCGCGCACTTCCACGACGGCCGGCGCGCCGGAAGGCAGCCGGCTCGGGATTTCGGCGATGGTCAAGACGTTCGCGGTGACATTCTCGCCCGTCGTGCCGTCGCCGCGCGTTGCGGCGCTGACGAGGCGGCCATTCTCGTAGCGGATCGACATGGAAAGGCCGTCGATCTTCGGCTCGGCGGTGAAGGCAATGGAATCGTCCGGCAGGCGGCCGAGGAAGCGGTAGACGGAGGCAACGAAGTCGCGCACGTCCTCGTCGGAAAACGTGTTGTCGAGCGACAGCATCGGCCGGGAATGGGTGATCGGCGCGAAAGTCGGCAGCGGCGCGGAGCCGATGCGGCGCGACGGGCTGTCGTCGCGCACCAGCGCGGGAAAGCGCGCCTCGATCTCCTCGTTGCGGCGCTTCAGGGCATCGTAGTCGGCATCCGAAATCTCGGGCGCGTCCTGGCCATGGTAAAGCTCGTCGTTGCGCGCGATCTCCGCCGCCAGGAAAGCAAGCTCGGCCGCGGCCTCTTCTTCGGTCAGGATTTCGACGGGGGTTTTCGCGTTCGCCATGACATGCTCCGGATTGCGGAGTCGTTTTAGAGCAAACTTGGCGAAAGGAAAGTGGCTCCAAAGGGTGGGCCTGCCCCTCATTCCGCTGCCGCGACCTTCTCCCCATAAACGGGGAGAAGGCGGATACCGCCTCGTTTTCCCGCAAACAAACGGCAAACGAAGGATGAGACCATGCCGCAAGTCCCTTCTCCCCGCCTGCGGGGAGAAGGTGCCGGCAGGCGGATGAGGGGCAATCGCCTCAGACGCCGCCCGAAAGCAGCCGTGCCGCCGCCGCCCTTGCCTCATCCGTCACGGACGCACCGGCAAGCATGCGGGCGATCTCCTCCGTGCGCGCGCCGTCGTCCATGCGGGCGACACGGGTGGCGACGGTCTCGCTGCCCTCGACCGGCCCCTTGGAGATGAGAAGATGCGTCGCCGCGCGGGCGGCGACCTGTGGGGCGTGGGTGACGGAGAGCACCTGCACTGTGGCGGAAAGGCGCTTCAGCCGCTGGCCGATGGCATCCGCCACCGCCCCGCCGACGCCGGTGTCGATTTCGTCGAAGACGAGCGTCGGGGCCGAGCCGCGATCGGCGAGCGCCACCTTCAGGGCCAGCAGGAAGCGCGAAAGCTCGCCGCCGGACGCCACCTTCATGATCGGGCCGGGACGCGTGCCCGGATTGGTCTGGACGTGGAATTCGACCGTGTCGATCCCCTCTTCCGCCCCGCCGTCCGGGTCGGTGGCGATCTCGACAGTGAAGCGCGCGCGCTCCAGCTTCAACGCCGGCAATTCGGCCATCACGGCGGCGGCCAGTGCCTCGGCGGCGTGATGGCGCCTTTCCGAAAGCGAGCGGGCGGACATCTCGTAGGCGGCGCGGGTCTCGGTGAGCCGCGCCTGCAATTGCACCAGCCGCTCCTCACCCGCATCGAGGTCGGCCAGATCGGCGATCATCTTGGCGGCAAGGGCCGGCAGGCCGGTAACGGGAACCGAGTATTTGCGCGCGGCGGC
This DNA window, taken from Shinella zoogloeoides, encodes the following:
- a CDS encoding AzlD family protein — its product is MDTLFHAQTLLIIAAGAIATYLTRVGGYIFITRMKRIPPRAEAALNAVPAAVLTTLVAPAAVTGGWDVSLTMAVALLAGMRLALLPMLAVGWIVVMILRYFIIG
- a CDS encoding DEAD/DEAH box helicase gives rise to the protein MTSFESLAPAMAKALEKRGYTTLTPVQIAVSDPRIGDADALVSAQTGSGKTVAFGLALAPTLLEGEDRFDRAGSPLALVIAPTRELAMQVKRELEWLYEMTGAVIASCVGGMDVRTERRALERGAHIIVGTPGRLRDHITRGNLDLSDIRAVVLDEADEMLDLGFREDLEFILEAAPEDRRTLMFSATVPKEIAALAKNYQRDAMRISTAAEKEQHVDIDYRALLTAPADRENAIINTLRFYDAQNAIVFCSTRAAVNHLTARFNNRGFSVVALSGELSQNERTHALQAMRDGRARVCIATDVAARGIDLPNLELVVHADLPTNPDTLLHRSGRTGRAGRKGVSALIVPLNARRKAERLLQIANLKANWATPPSAEEILRRDDERLLADPLLSDKVTEDEEATVEALVEKFDARQLAAAVTRFFKAGRSAPEDLMEVSLEQRKPRERSNDAIPAETKRPRDSFASSVWVSISVGRKQRAEPRWLIPMLCRNGNITKNEIGAIKMQPEETFVELSADASDGFLGALGPNSMLERGIRVTVLEGMPDLTPQFYERTPGEKTPRYDRPERRADWKPKGEFEKKGGYDKKPRFEKKRDFDKPEGASAKPHWKDRDNKGDFNKGEGDKKPRFEKKRDFDKPEGVSAKPHWKDREDGGKKPAKPFAGAKPFKGKRDEKFAKPEGAARKPKGKKPERD
- a CDS encoding SCO family protein; translation: MKTLRLVLWIAVALVAALLGWLTLEMTRTKEQVASGPFGVPFELVAQDGKPITEKAFTGKPSALFFGFTHCPEVCPTTLFELDGWLSKVDPDGSKLQAYFVTVDPERDTPELVGQYVGNVSKRITGISGDPAKVLEMAKGFRVYYRKVPLDEAKPDGDYTMDHTASVYLLDANGRFTGTIAYGENPEVAEQKLANLIKR
- the panB gene encoding 3-methyl-2-oxobutanoate hydroxymethyltransferase, whose translation is MSVHTAKRRLAPADIKALKGERPIVSLTAYTTPVAKLMDPHVDFMLVGDSLGMVLYGLDSTVGVTVEMMIAHGQAVMRGSSNACVVIDLPFGSYQQSKEQAFATAARVLKETGCSAVKLEGGAEMAETVHFLTQRGIPVLGHVGLMPQLINTTGGYRSLGRNDKEVEKIRKDAAAIDEAGAFAIVIEGTVEPLAREITGNVKVPTIGIGASPACDGQVLVVDDVLGIFTDFKPRFVKHFANIAPIMSEAFATYAEEVKARSFPGPEHTFQLKKS
- a CDS encoding 50S ribosomal protein L11 methyltransferase yields the protein MSEIRLYISTTERKADVALSLMTDAFEEEGYAIATMEIDEKNDIWEASVYMFRPDEAEIHQRFAALLENDFPGVEIQREELPDIDWIAKSLEGLKPVRAGRFVVHGSHDRGTPRAGEIGIEIDAGQAFGTGHHGTTAGCLEVIFNVMRARKVKRVLDLGTGSGVLAIAARKLAPVQVLATDIDPVATRVARENVRLNGIASGIALETAPGFHSTAFGRHGPFDLIIANILARPLMRMAPQLAAQLAPNGDVILSGILASQRWKVLAAYNGAGLRHVKTIWREGWVTIHLDNRR
- a CDS encoding AzlC family ABC transporter permease; protein product: MTPATKEEIRDAFRRGIAVAIAAAPFAVLFGAVAIDNGLTIAEAALMSATLYAGASQLVGVELFNHNVAPWLVVLSIFAVNFRHVLYSAAIAPHIRHLTFFEKATSLFLLTDPQFAETERRGDAGIRVTYIWSMVLGLSVYVPWLCLTVVGGFLGNLIGDPRSIGIDVLLPIYFMGLVLGFRSRANWLPVVIASGAGSILALHFVGSPWHVSLGALAGIAVAALLPLDAKEAEAPIGDVIEGEA
- a CDS encoding aminopeptidase P family protein; its protein translation is MFQSFDVTSTPQFGRERADALRATFDALGIDGFLVPRADEYQGEYVPASAERLSWLTGFTGSAGVALVMRGKAVVFVDGRYVTQLAEQVDGSVYTGGDLVGEPPHLWLQHHAPKGFRLGIDPWLHTGAEVRRLEKALAGLGGALVFLPYNPLDKAWTGRPSEPLGRVAIQAIEHAGELARDKLVTMAEATAKAGADALAVTDPSSIAWIFNIRGSDVPHTPHPLARAIIPASGRPQLFLDKRKTGIEQEAYLTQLADLVPPSQFDEAIAALAAAGKRILIDPDQAPFALAEIVRAKGGTLVEAVDPARLPRACKNKVELEGSARAHLQDGAAMVEFLAWLDGTTPGTVTEIAATKKLEDVRRSVGERQQNPLKDVSFDTIAGAGAHAAIMHYRVTTATDAAIEPGTMFLIDSGAQYINGTTDITRTVAIGAVPEEQKRFFTLVLKGMIAISLARFPKGTRGCDLDPLARISLWKAGADFAHGTGHGVGSYLSVHEGPQRISRLSTQELLAGMILSNEPGYYRPGSFGIRIENLVHVLPAAPVPGGDINMLGFETLTFCPIDRRLVLPALMTDEELDWLNAYHAETREKLLPLLSDDATKAWLEKATASISR
- the panC gene encoding pantoate--beta-alanine ligase is translated as MQTFTTIADLRAALAPHRLDGRTIGLVPTMGYLHVGHMELARRALADNDIVVATIFVNPLQFGANEDLARYPRDLARDQAMLEAAGVHYLFAPGVEDMYPRPMETVVDVPKLGVELEGSVRPGHFAGVATVVTKLFNIAGPDRAYFGEKDFQQLTIIRRMVLDLAQPIEVIGVPTVREVDGLACSSRNVYLSAEERAAAAIVPRALEEAERLIAVGETDARALEEGVAAFIRSEPLARPEVVAVRDPETLAEIDTVGARPVLLLLFVRFGGTKLLDNRVLGPQNAKKVA